The following nucleotide sequence is from Tribolium castaneum strain GA2 chromosome 5, icTriCast1.1, whole genome shotgun sequence.
AGCACAACGAAGATGAAGAGACTGACACAAAACATTGTCGGTTCGTTACTGTTTCAGCTGATTGagcgtttttatattttgtgtaATCAGGAAGTGATGATGACACGTTTTTATCGCTGGAAATACGGTGCGTTTAGCGATTTTTACGGTGTTTCCGTGACAATGTCAGTGGCGGAAGGTGCATCTGACCCTTTAACTTTGCAAACGCTTTCCCGGAGGTGATTTATGGGGTTTTTATGTGTGATTTTGAATGTCGTTTcgtttcatatttatttttattcggtACAGATTTACGTTAGTCGCCGAAACCGACTATGAGAACGAGAATTTCAATCATAAGAAAATTACTCTGACCACTTGTTAAAAGATTTTTCGTTGTATAACagggaaaaacaaaaaaactcgttaATAATTATAAGGCTTTATTCCAACATGCTTCCATCTTTAATTAATTCCTCTTTCGTAACTAAACCTAAAGAACAGGCCAGGACCAAAGCAGCCCCCTGTTCAGcaaagcgtttatttttttccctaGAAATGTTTCCATTAACAATGATTTCCCACTTTTCATAATCCCTACCAATACGATGAGCTGTATTTTTTCCCTTGGAATGTGGCAATTGCGCGAAATAATTTATCTTCATTGACGGTCTGGTACTTAGGCAAATCAAACTTGTGTTTGCCACAAtatgctattatttttgatttcggCAAATCTGGATCGTCTGGATAATTTACCCTAATAAAGGCACATTTCATTTCGATTACGTCATCGTCTAATTCAGTCTTAACTTTTTTGGCTTTGGGACTGAACATATCTGGTGTTATTTCTCGGCGACTCAAAATTCCCTGAGAGTGGAACTGCAGTTGTTTTTTTCGGCAGTAATCGGCTAGGTCCCATATTGcactaaaatgtttttaaataaacttttatgaCTCAAATTAAGTCGGCAACACACTATCAAAGTCCAGTAATTcggtgttgccaacttaaattcCATAGCGAGGGCTGGTTATTACCAAATTTGTTCCAGTGTTTGACATTCTAAAAATTTCTTCCCTCTGGGTGTTTCCTGAAGTTCTTTCAGTATGTTTTGTATGCAGTATTTTGTATTACTGGGCGAGTTATCATAATCAATGGCATATTTGAGGTACTGTTCTATAACAGTCTCGATATCTAATAAACCCTGTTTACGAAAAATTGAACAATTGGCTTCTGCAGCCCTTGCGATCATCACACTTGAACAGCCACATTCTtccttaaatttaattatgtcttgatatttttcaatttccttGGACCCACCACttgaaataaatgtaataattaaagCTTACGACTTcgcaattatttaataaactcaCTTGGCAACAACCGGGATTGATACGTTCTCTGCAATAAATTTGATTGTTGCGTTTCTGTTGGGATGTTGAGGCCTTTCAGCTTTGGTTCTTCCATGAATTGCAATAGCTGAAATACCCGTTGACACCAATTCTTTGACCAAATCTAAGGTTTCCTCAGCACTTTCAAAAACACGAATTTTGCACGTAATtggaatttttacattttgcgTAAGTGTGGATAAAATTGACTTCGCCTTCTCTGGCTGTTTTAACAAAGCAGCCCCCATTCCCCCTTTCAGTGAAAATTCTTTGGGACAACCCATGTTTATATCAATCCCAGCTACATCATTTTCGCTGGAAAGGTCACAGATATTAAGAATTTTATATCTCGCAAGTGATTTACATCATTTTGGCAACTTTTAAGGCTCTTTGTGGGTCGCACGTCCCCAATTGCACCACCACTCTGTTTTTCTCTCTTGGGCAAGTTCGGAACACTACAGTCCCATCTGATTTATCCAGATAATCAACTGTGCCCAACACGTCTACAAAAATGGGGTTATTTCTGTAAGGAACGGGTAAAACGTACCATTTTCCCGtcttattgattttaaaaatttccagtCAATTAATTCTTCAGTGTAGACAATGTCGGCCCCGTGGTCCAGCGACAACAATCTCATGGGTAGAGTACCAACACGTACCATGGGGGCCAATATGATTTTGTTGTCGTAAGTTAATTTTTCAGtagtttttgtcatttttgaggTTAGGATTACTGTCATGTGTTAGTTGCCTTAATCTGTGGTAGGGTTATGTTATCACATGGAAATGTCAAATATTTCACTTTTATGGATTTTGTGTAAGTTTCTGCTCTTTTAgagcgttattaattattattgaacatGTTATAGGCAGATAAATCTACCTTTGAGTCAACGACATAAACTTCAgtgtaatttattgaaatgtaTATAGGGCAAAAATGAACTACATTTTAATGAAAAGGGCGTTTAATCGTTTATAAAGGGCATGTTAAGTTTACCacataataaaacataaagtacAACCTTTCTATAAAAGCATtgtgcaaaattcttattcattatttttactattttcttCCTTCCCTGTAATAACTGATTCGCCCTTCGGGGGCCATTCTGAATACTGTTTccacctttttttttttcaaaaaatatcctTACATTTGACTGTTATGTATACACCcacaacttatttttttactgcaCTTTGGGAGCTACCACAAGAAACAGCTTCCAAAGCATTcggaaaaatcattttttattgcattccATTCGTTAGAAAGTGAggttaaaaatttgacaacTTGGGCACTAAAGTAGCTACCGTGCAAGCTTCCGAAATACTTAATAACAGAATATGCCTTAAAATTCGACAAATATAAAAAGATGGCCACAATTTATATGTATTTGGTAACATTAAACCAGTTACACCCAAAATacacttattaattaaaaacagtcATTAAATTGATACTTTTCGATCGTAAGAACGCTCGTCAAAAATCACGATCTCTGCGCAATATCTAATAATGTCTgtgtatgaaatttttaagtttattagtttttatgaataataagatcttatgaaattatttaaacaagtgCGCTTGAAGCATTACATCATCTTACACTAATTGTAATTGACttctttttcttaaaaactgaCAGTACTTGTCAAACTGACACGAGCGGCATTGCCAAATATCtcgttataatttttatttttttgtgttaattgccgttttaatgtaattttggtCGCTATTCGGGTAGAATGTGTGCGAGTGGAGGTGTTGGTTTTTTCGCAATACATCTCATCGAGTCTGGAAGTGGAAAATTCTGGTAAATTGGTCGCTGGACGGCAACAGTGttgttgttgtctttttttagttttttgaaaattggaatGCAAACAAGTAGGTAGCtgtgataaatttttacttttggcATCAGCAATGATATTTAATATTcgttttaatatattattttaaatgtgaGGAAAGTATCCAGTGCAACATGCCTCATCGTTACTCGACAGCATTTTCTCATCTTGTTTTGGCCGGAACTGGAATTTATTGCTTGGTCCAAATTAAAGACGCACATTTCCACTGTCCCCACATTACGTTTGGTTTGATTACGGTCAATTCGCTGATTGGGCTGTGGAGATGGGGTTTGTATGGAAGGTTGTGTTTTTCCTAAACGACAACGATTTCTTCTAGGGAATCCCGAATATGGAGACAAGGCTGAACGCCTGTACTCATTTACTTCCTATTTACAGTTACTATTTGCGCTGCCATGTATTACAACGACTGAATGGTTGGGCTATGGGTATGATAGGTACCTGAGCTGGGCGTGGACAATATTACCGACAATTCCTCTTGTGTGCTACTTGGTGGACGCCTCATCTGACGAAAAATTGGAAGAGGCGATCATTCCAATTAACCTGATTGCGTTGGGTGTGGTGTGCTTCTTGGCAGAAAACTACTATGGAATTGCAGCAGCTGTGTCATACGCTATTGACCACTATATTGTCCTCAAACAAGGAGAAAGTTTGGAAAGCATACCTGCTCAAGACTTGTACAATTACGGCCTATGCTTCTTTGCATATTTTGCCCTGAGAGCGATCGGGGATTAATGTTTTTGATATCTCTATattgaccaatttttataactgtTTGCTTTGAAATTGCATATCATTGTTGTCATGTACCTATATTTTTATATGATGTTTCATGCTATTACTGTTTTATTATATACTGTATTTGACGAAATTGTATGTTGAACAATATACGACTGAGATAAACAACTCGTTTTTTATTGCTCTTTTGACAATAGAATCACTGTATCACCCCACTAAGTTTATTATCATTGGAAAGCTGTttattatctatctttttcaaaaaagactaTTGTTCTCCcaataacagttttcgagaaaattgcaaacaaaatcaaaaatagataaaacgaaaaaaaaaacataatttaaaaacttttgagAATATGTTAGTTCCACTTCTTCGATTAGTTTTGTCGTAAATAagttaatgaaataaatacaCAACTGAGATAAAGAACTcgttttgattattttttgcatattttcttaaaattattgcttaaaaatgtGTCACAGGTTTTCTATACAGTAAGATATGAGTCTgctaagtattttttattattactaaatgcaaaaattaataattacacagTTTTTCGACCATCATTTATAAATTTAGCCAAACATTATAACACCAAACTCTCACGTAACGGCCTTATAGCCGCAAAAGGTAAACGCCGCCAtgcagtaattaaaaatttgttttaacccCGGCTCGTAAACTAGTTCACTTCGGAAGAAAAACCCGCAATAGCACAAAAAGAACAGTACCGAGGCTGCCATTGCAAATAAATCTTGATACAAAAACCCGACTCCAATTAACGACACCATGTTCATAACGACTGTGAAGTCGATTAAATCTTGCCTTGTGTAGTGTTGGAATAAGAAAATATAAGTGGGTATTAGCCCAATGACTGTATGGAGCCATGCCACTTCTTTTTGAGCGACATCAAAATTGAGCCATACCGCAGTAGTTAAGCATGGAAATGCAAGGGCTGCGAGGAGCAGCTCAAGAAGAGATCTCATAGACGTCATTACGTTTTCGTAGACTGGAAATtgcaattaattcaattttgcGCCAACAGTCTTGCTTACAAAGTTCTGTGATGTTCATGGCGCTGTTCATGGCACTTATTACGAAAGTCACGTAAGCAAACTGCATTAAATCATTGCGGTGTCTttcgttgtatttttttaagcaataaaaagcCATCGCGATCCAAGCGATGTTGGATACCAGTACCAACAACGTGCTTATCTTGATTACCTATGAATGAAGCTAGCATTTCAAATAATgggaaattttttgaaacttacttttgttaagaaaaaaactaatactttgtacaaataattaaaagggAAATCATATTCTCGTTCATTTGTATCCATTATGGGGGATTATTGTAACTACACCgaacacaataaaatttagaaatgaCTTGGAACAGATTGTTGGACAAAACCAAAACTGACAAATTTGACGGACAATTCGAATAGGGAAGTGACATgaaatcaaaaaatcattatCAGTGCATAAACTTCCACACGTAAGAAGTACTGGGAACCGCAAAAattatggtggatgcgccgggataaccTATCAAAGATTGATGCGATTGATGGTATTGAGCTGTTTCAACGTTTAacgttttaacattttataaatttataaactcTGCAATTAATAACTTGTTTGAAATTTCATTCTATCTCTGGAcctcaatttattattttcttatttagaaattaaaaatttaaacgtttttttttggaattactAAGTGGGTATTTCAGTGACTGACTTACAAATTATCTGAAAATAATTCTTCAGGCTTTGATTGTTGTTTGAtgtcattttttgtaattttttgccgTCTTTTTTGACGGCAGCGAATTTTGTCATGCTTGATATTCTTGTCATCACAGTCTGACATTACACATCATctttcaaaagttttaaacTATGATTTCTACTACAATCGTAgttaaaattacacaattgatttaatttgaaCTTGGCGGCATTGTGGTGGCGTCTGCGCAAGTACCAGTACGCGTCCAGTCAAAccaaaatataacaaaaaacaaaatggttGCTCTATAAAAGAATGTgtttaaaatgcatttttatgcaaaagtaCGTGCATTGTGGCTCATTTACGTGATTTACTAAATTGATATTAGGTAAACACCGGTAGGTTTTTGTAAATCAAGCAGTTCCGATCCAAAATCGCGCATTTTTCTCTGAGAAATTGACATGACGCTATGAACACGCtagtgtaaataaataaagtgtgaTTCGAGCAATTCAAACCAGGAGGTTTCTATTTATATGAGAAGGTTATATAGGTTAACAGtgcaaacaaagcaaacgAATTTATTTACGTTAAATCTCATTACATAACGTAGAGTAATTGTGTATTTGTTGGCATCACGTAAACAAAGCGAGCGCCTTTTCCAAAAACGGAAGTCTTACTAATGCTATTGCTCTGGTTTTTTAGGCTGCGAGGATGAACAACAAAACGGTCTAGAAATGAATGTGAACGTATTGCATTGGAGATGTGGGGTGGGATTGTCAAATCGCTAATTTAGCAAACTTCGCTTCTTTGCATTATGAGGGAAATGGTAGGAGGTTGTTGCGTTTGTTCTGACGATAGAGGATGGTCTGAAAATCCACTTGTGTACTGCGATGGACAATCTTGCACTGTTGCTGTTCATCAAGGTAATAAGtgacaattattttgacactCTTCAAGGTTAATGACTTCAAaaaaaggcgccaaattgcaACACGGGcacaactttttttctatagaTTTGAGCACAGTCGGACTATAAATACGTCTGCAAACCTCCCAGTTTTATTCATAAATATGCCcgaaaattcattttaaaaattgaaacctAAGTGGTGGCTACTCTACTGAATCGGTGACGCCCCccccctttttttttgatttttttttatatttttcacgTGGAAGAATAATCTTTTATCTcctgattattatttttgtattcttttctttttcgaTAACTGATGCACTTGTGTTCTTTGCAACattatctcatttttttttatttggaaaagGTAGGTTACGTAGTTTTATGACTAATATTATTGAACAGAACATATTTCAGCTTGTACCTATGGCAATAAAGTAATATTTCAGCATACAATCCTCTTTTAGACCCTAATACGATAACCTCTCTAGagcagtttatttttaaggaaCTTTTTTCAATGAACGCGTGATATAATAGTACCAAAACGAATAGGTTTATCTTCAAACACGCTTCAAAATCACTTGAAGGTTtctttgttataaaaaaattgaaacatttcTAAGACAACCTTTCTCtagaacattttatttccGCCATTCACAATGTCAAAAactccaaaaataaattctaaatCAAATTCTTGCGctttttattagagaaaaatctTGGCTGGACGTTTTGACGCAATCAGttgcttatttattaattattacacaTAATGATTATTATTTGAGACAGAATAATATGTAACATTTATGGCCAtggattaatatttttttatatttttccgtgtaaatttctagattatactttaaaaaaccaacgtttttaaacatttacacCACGGTATACTTGCCCCATTAtcctaaataaattaagcaaATACTGTTTCTTTTATTGGAAGTTGAATGTTTGgataaaagttaaatttgttaaatattgaaGTGTTACCAAGCTTTCTTTAGTAATACCTCTGATGTGTTCTAATAAATGTGTTCGAAAACATAAACAATGTAATGCAATAAAATGCTTGTACCCTAGAAATACAGTTAGTAATAAAAGCTTATAGTATAACAATCCTATGTAAAAtgacttttggttttctttggTAATTCTAGGTAAGTATGTTTTAACACTTTGTGATTACACAATAACATCTCTTGTGATAATGATTGGggaattacaataaattaaattagcataaattaaaaaaacataattgctggttttaaaaatatgttccAACAGACTATTGAACTGTGTAAGTGCCGTCTGTTTGTAATTGGTTTGGACATGGAAGGTATCGCTCACCGTAGTTCTGAGAAACTGAAACGCAAGTCCAGTTATACTATTGAGAATGGAATATTTTGGTGAGAATTGTGATTACAGCATCTCGCAGGTAGTTTGAAAAAGGGACAagctgtaaaaataaatagcttTATGACCCCCTCTGAGCCTGTTTGTCAACTTGAGACGTAAAATTATCTTACATAGAACTGCGACCAAACACGTGTTCGACGTATTTTAGCCAAAATCGTGCTtcttttcattaattttgattaaattattttcagccTGCTATGGTATAGTTACTGTTCCCACTGGTCCGTGGTATTGTCGCAAATGCGAGAGTCAAGAAAGATCTGTTAAAGTGGTGAGCATTGCGTTTTTTTTCTTGAgttattacaaatatttacaagTGTTGTGAGATTACtaattgattgttttttttatttatttaacagaAATGCGAATTGTGTCCCAGCAAACATGGCGCTCTCAAACGCACCGACAATTCAGGTTGGGCTCACGTTGTCTGTGCTCTTTACATTCCAGAAGTGCGTTTTGGCAATGTCACAACGATGGAACCGATTCAGCTTCAATTAATTCCAACGGAACGTTTTAATAAGGTCAGTTATTATAATACGTTTTTGTTGTATAAAACTTTAgggtttaaataaatattttttaaattcaattcgCTTTCTACAAACCAGCCCTTGGTAATATTGGAGTTTTATATGatacatatattttttaatacatatcGCAGTTCATAatccaaaatttatttcacGTTTTTGCGTAGTAATTCACCaatagaaaacaaaagtaatttaaCTGATCATATTTTATTGTCGATTGTGCAAAATGGAAAACTCTTGTTTTGCAGACGTGTTACATATGTGAAGAAAAGGGAAAAGCTTCGAGTGCAACGGTTGGTGCATGTATGCAATGTAATAAGGCCGGTTGCAAGCAGCAGTTTCATGTGACTTGTGCACAGAGTTTGGGTTTACTTTGCGAAGAAGCTGGAAACTATTTAGACAACGTCAAATATTGTGGCTATTGCCAACACCATTACAGTAAATTGGTAAGTTAACAGCTGAAATGTCGAAAGCCAATTCCAAATATGTCAATTTCAACCAGAAGAAAGGTGGTAACGTGAAAACAATCCCTCCTTATAAGCCCGTATCCACGGAAAATCACCTCTCCGACTCGAATTCGGAGAAGGAAGCGGAAAACAACGCTTCGACGAAATCGTCGACTTCTTCATCTCAACTGTCATCATCCAAACGCAAGACGAGTTCGAGCAGCAAAGCCTCCTCGTCTAAGACGAGTTCGAGCACGAAAAGCTCGTCGAGTTCGTCGTCTTCTCATCAGAAAACCGTCCATAATTCGAGTAAAAGTTCAGATAAACTGAAAGTTTCGAGTTCTAGTGTTAGGAGCAGTGCCAAAAGTGCGGAAGACAACAGTGCTAGTGTTGAGAGTGGTAACGCGGACAGCAAAACGGAGTCGAGAGACAACAAAGTTGACTTAGATCAAAGCAAAACGGACGTTAAAGATTCGAAGAGTTCGAAGAAACGTAAGAATAATTCGAGGACGCCAACGCCGGTTGCGTTAGTGTCCAGTGAAACTGTTAGTGTTGTTAATACATCCAGCGTCGTGGCGGAGAATTTGGGCGGCACGGCGTCGGCGGGCGAGCGGAAAGGGGTGGTCGGAGAGCCGGCGGAGAAGCCAAAAAAGGTGCGGTAATAATTTGTTAaccaaaatttccaaatttgaaatatttcagaTCAAGGTGGAGACAACGCAgtcaattttaacaaaccaGCCAATCGTTGCCTTAACTTCAATATCAACGATTAAAACCATATCCAACTCTTCGATAACGTCGTCATTGAACGACAACGTCGAGACGGCCCCGTCACCATCACTACCTCCACAATCCATAATTCAGTCAGGTCCACCTCACAGTGTCAATTCTCTAGTGGTTTCCGTGCCTCTGACTAGTACTAGCTTAAGCCCCCATCCCCAAATCATCAACAACCAAGCGAGTGTCGTAACACCCACACCTATCATACATTCAGAAAGGAGTGTCAATAGTCCAGCCGACAGAGACACGTCAAATACCACACCAGTAAACATGACTGGTGGTAGTAGTAACCAGGGGAGTTCGATAATTACCTCAGAAATGAGTGGAGGTGGCCTAAAAATTACCTACGAGAAGCAGGATGCGGTGACCATGGAAGTGGATATGGAGTTGGAAGTTTCTCCGTCGAATCAAGACTTGGCTTCGAAAAGATCTCATTCAGTGGAAAAATCCGAGAAAGGTGGTCGGGGAAAGAAACGAAATTCGGGAGGAGCGAATGGGATTATTAATCAGTTGAATAATACGTCGATTTCTTCGTCGACGGTGAAACGTTCGAGTAGATCTCAGAATTCGACACCGCCACAGCCGGGGGCCTTTGCCAGTATAAGTCAGTCGCAGATTAAGGATTCACCTCCCAGTAGTCCCAGCTCCGAAAGTCAGAGTGCTGCGTCGGTGCAGAATGGTCGAGGGAAGTCGAAATCGAGGAAAAGTGCGCCTTCGTCGCTTGCAAGGTCGCAGTCGCCGAAAGATATGAAAGATATTAAATTGTAAGTACACATTCTTAGAATCAAATGCGATATACAGTGAAATTTTTCCAAGGGACAGAAAGTAGTCTttcgaaaaattcgtattttatttttatagtccACAAAAAAGTTTCTAGTTGCGTTAAAGTATAGCGCaagttaaagttttaaatatacTTCGGTGTagatttttgcaataattgtgtTAGAAAATACAAGAACGAATTAAGCTGTTGTTATTTGTTATACCTGCATAAAGGTCGACTCTACAGACAGGTAACAACGTGGGTGTGGAGGCGAAATTAATccataaaatagaaaaaaaaagattcaaGTGATCAGTGGAGAAATAGCTCCAAATTTATGCAGAATAATAACTACGAAATAGAAATTTAATGCAATTATtcatcttgaaaataattatttgtgagaataaactaattttttacctaataataattaatttaggtaCTGTTTTCTCTTTCCGGTTAAATAACAACTCGcaaaaactgagtttttaaaataatcatgTTTAAACACTCGAAAATGGGagatttgtcaatttttcttcacatttttatggaaatatcgCAAATTAATTGCGGTTGTGGATAAAAAACGTTATAGTATAATGCAGAAATGGTTAAAACATACACACCATTCTCGATCCGATTTATTGCTTTTTCAGCCTGGtagcaaaatttcacaaataatgcGTCTTGATCTCAATAGTGTGTCTAAACTCTCGAATAATGgctaaaattttctgttaatttttaatgaaatctcAATAAACAACTGCGTTTTCGTCTGCAAGTGTGCTAGAACACCCCAACCGGCAAAATAATGTACTTTTTTTTCGATCCAATTCaatgatttttgagaaatttagCGAAATATTGCGTATCTGAAAAACGAGGTAAAAAGACTGAATGTTTTtcgattcttagttttttttgcacGAAATTTCCCGAAACAATTACGTTTCTGCTTAAACAACGTGctaaaatgatcaaaaaaaagataattttcgAACCAGTTCAATGATTTTTTGcctaattttgacaaaaaaagtaCGTGcccttgtaataaaataacttcAGTACAGTATTTTTGATTTcgttttttggataaaaatccccctatttttgttttcctctAGTTTTCAGAACGGGGTTACAGCCCCGCACATGTTGGGTAATCAGTTAAACCCCAATTCCAacatggcacaaaaaatgtcCGATCATCTAAATTCCGAATTAGAAGCCCACAGTATTTTCAGTGCAAGTGATAATTCAACAATGATGGGTCCCCAACTCCATCATCGAGTAATCGCTTCGGTAAATTAATTTGCACGTGATTTTAATGGTTGGTacccaaaattatttatattaaataggCAAGGGCGAGCAGTGCAGGTGGTTCGAGTACTGCTTCAGCAGGTAGCGGTTTTTCATCAATGTTAGGAGGTGGAGGTGGCAACATACCTCAAACACTTGACCAATTACTTGAAAGACAGTGGGAACAAGGATCTcaatttttaatggaacaagcCCAACATTTTGATAGTGAGTGTTGGTAGCACTATCTCGTG
It contains:
- the Alh gene encoding protein AF-10 isoform X1, whose translation is MREMVGGCCVCSDDRGWSENPLVYCDGQSCTVAVHQACYGIVTVPTGPWYCRKCESQERSVKVKCELCPSKHGALKRTDNSGWAHVVCALYIPEVRFGNVTTMEPIQLQLIPTERFNKTCYICEEKGKASSATVGACMQCNKAGCKQQFHVTCAQSLGLLCEEAGNYLDNVKYCGYCQHHYSKLKKGGNVKTIPPYKPVSTENHLSDSNSEKEAENNASTKSSTSSSQLSSSKRKTSSSSKASSSKTSSSTKSSSSSSSSHQKTVHNSSKSSDKLKVSSSSVRSSAKSAEDNSASVESGNADSKTESRDNKVDLDQSKTDVKDSKSSKKRKNNSRTPTPVALVSSETVSVVNTSSVVAENLGGTASAGERKGVVGEPAEKPKKIKVETTQSILTNQPIVALTSISTIKTISNSSITSSLNDNVETAPSPSLPPQSIIQSGPPHSVNSLVVSVPLTSTSLSPHPQIINNQASVVTPTPIIHSERSVNSPADRDTSNTTPVNMTGGSSNQGSSIITSEMSGGGLKITYEKQDAVTMEVDMELEVSPSNQDLASKRSHSVEKSEKGGRGKKRNSGGANGIINQLNNTSISSSTVKRSSRSQNSTPPQPGAFASISQSQIKDSPPSSPSSESQSAASVQNGRGKSKSRKSAPSSLARSQSPKDMKDIKFFQNGVTAPHMLGNQLNPNSNMAQKMSDHLNSELEAHSIFSASDNSTMMGPQLHHRVIASARASSAGGSSTASAGSGFSSMLGGGGGNIPQTLDQLLERQWEQGSQFLMEQAQHFDIASLLSCLHQLRAENLRLEEHVSSLLQRRDHLLAVNARLAIPLTGQPATPQSSHAHTVNNIHPAVGASHGDVPRSGRHSGNGANYPAHPQGSQHPSVAPVENGLASDPSQPYPSSHSHRSPATSQSQPSPSVRHSPAGSGYPNSGLLRQNADTSGRSAPRPQPYPLYQGQGPSSQQQMVIRRDSDIYHQSTSKPS
- the Alh gene encoding protein AF-10 isoform X3 — encoded protein: MREMVGGCCVCSDDRGWSENPLVYCDGQSCTVAVHQACYGIVTVPTGPWYCRKCESQERSVKVKCELCPSKHGALKRTDNSGWAHVVCALYIPEVRFGNVTTMEPIQLQLIPTERFNKTCYICEEKGKASSATVGACMQCNKAGCKQQFHVTCAQSLGLLCEEAGNYLDNVKYCGYCQHHYSKLKKGGNVKTIPPYKPVSTENHLSDSNSEKEAENNASTKSSTSSSQLSSSKRKTSSSSKASSSKTSSSTKSSSSSSSSHQKTVHNSSKSSDKLKVSSSSVRSSAKSAEDNSASVESGNADSKTESRDNKVDLDQSKTDVKDSKSSKKRKNNSRTPTPVALVSSETVSVVNTSSVVAENLGGTASAGERKGVVGEPAEKPKKIKVETTQSILTNQPIVALTSISTIKTISNSSITSSLNDNVETAPSPSLPPQSIIQSGPPHSVNSLVVSVPLTSTSLSPHPQIINNQASVVTPTPIIHSERSVNSPADRDTSNTTPVNMTGGSSNQGSSIITSEMSGGGLKITYEKQDAVTMEVDMELEVSPSNQDLASKRSHSVEKSEKGGRGKKRNSGGANGIINQLNNTSISSSTVKRSSRSQNSTPPQPGAFASISQSQIKDSPPSSPSSESQSAASVQNGRGKSKSRKSAPSSLARSQSPKDMKDIKFFQNGVTAPHMLGNQLNPNSNMAQKMSDHLNSELEAHSIFSASDNSTMMGPQLHHRVIASARASSAGGSSTASAGSGFSSMLGGGGGNIPQTLDQLLERQWEQGSQFLMEQAQHFDIASLLSCLHQLRAENLRLEEHVSSLLQRRDHLLAVNARLAIPLTGQPATPQSSHAHTVNNIHPAVGASHGDVPRSGRHSGNGANYPAHPQGSQHPSVAPVENGLASDPSQPYPSSHSHRSPATSQSQPSPSVRW
- the Alh gene encoding protein AF-10 isoform X2 codes for the protein MREMVGGCCVCSDDRGWSENPLVYCDGQSCTVAVHQACYGIVTVPTGPWYCRKCESQERSVKVKCELCPSKHGALKRTDNSGWAHVVCALYIPEVRFGNVTTMEPIQLQLIPTERFNKTCYICEEKGKASSATVGACMQCNKAGCKQQFHVTCAQSLGLLCEEAGNYLDNVKYCGYCQHHYSKLKGGNVKTIPPYKPVSTENHLSDSNSEKEAENNASTKSSTSSSQLSSSKRKTSSSSKASSSKTSSSTKSSSSSSSSHQKTVHNSSKSSDKLKVSSSSVRSSAKSAEDNSASVESGNADSKTESRDNKVDLDQSKTDVKDSKSSKKRKNNSRTPTPVALVSSETVSVVNTSSVVAENLGGTASAGERKGVVGEPAEKPKKIKVETTQSILTNQPIVALTSISTIKTISNSSITSSLNDNVETAPSPSLPPQSIIQSGPPHSVNSLVVSVPLTSTSLSPHPQIINNQASVVTPTPIIHSERSVNSPADRDTSNTTPVNMTGGSSNQGSSIITSEMSGGGLKITYEKQDAVTMEVDMELEVSPSNQDLASKRSHSVEKSEKGGRGKKRNSGGANGIINQLNNTSISSSTVKRSSRSQNSTPPQPGAFASISQSQIKDSPPSSPSSESQSAASVQNGRGKSKSRKSAPSSLARSQSPKDMKDIKFFQNGVTAPHMLGNQLNPNSNMAQKMSDHLNSELEAHSIFSASDNSTMMGPQLHHRVIASARASSAGGSSTASAGSGFSSMLGGGGGNIPQTLDQLLERQWEQGSQFLMEQAQHFDIASLLSCLHQLRAENLRLEEHVSSLLQRRDHLLAVNARLAIPLTGQPATPQSSHAHTVNNIHPAVGASHGDVPRSGRHSGNGANYPAHPQGSQHPSVAPVENGLASDPSQPYPSSHSHRSPATSQSQPSPSVRHSPAGSGYPNSGLLRQNADTSGRSAPRPQPYPLYQGQGPSSQQQMVIRRDSDIYHQSTSKPS